The Mytilus galloprovincialis chromosome 11, xbMytGall1.hap1.1, whole genome shotgun sequence genome contains the following window.
TACTATAGATGTTAGCAACAAAAAAGCCCGTCAAATATTATGTTAGCAACAATAAAGTCCGTCAATTTTTATGTTAGCAATAACTTAAtttctgtcaaatcttatgttaGCAGCATTGTTCATGTCTGTCAAATTTTATGTTAGCAACTCCAAGATAatcctttttaaaagttattccaATTCCTTTTTTATTGGTGCAGATGTTCAGaaatgttttattccaatttGCCTTTCATATTAAATCAAGATATACATCCAAACCttgaaaatactgaaaatatCAAGATTTTTTGTGTTGCTAACATAAGAATTTTCCGTCAAAATGTCTGTCAATTTTGTTATGATAGCAACATTTTTTTAAGGtggtctttatttaaaaaatataatgtgaATAGatctattttttgtcaaaaagtgtttacttatataagtataacatgtattccaaaacagaacTTCATTGGTGTTGATTTTGTAAAACATAATTTTGGGAACTTTTCAACTTTCTTATTTGGAATCTGCCTTTTCTATTTTAGCCAATCAGATTCGACTACGTCATCCGGGATTCCAagaatttgaactgattttgtacaagttttaaaatagaacaaataactctggGTGGATCCCGTACTTTCAATGTCAATGTGTCAGTACAGGGGGTGGTATTGTACCTCCTTCTGATTAACTTATTGCAATATaaacagggatgattccactatatagtttagggccgctaagcggcccttaaatcggccagcggccccccaaaaatgtacatgaaaatgaattcccaattcaggaaaataaaataaaaatcgatatttccggaaaagtgtctgtcaccgattaaggcaactataatttttcatagtttgttgtcaaaacgttttaaaatccggataagaatgcTAGATGTTTACGATCGCAATTTATaaacaacgatttaattatgtcagTCAAAATGTGGCATAAAATTTTATCAGCcgaattcaattgattaatatgttataggagtattcgatcttgtaaaagcagatcgcccagcaggttgataaaaatgggtgtcaaagcagacctcggcagagagaaaattcaaattttgatataacattgatggataAAGTTTAATGGGTGccgatctcgtaaaagcagatcgcccagcagagccggttatataatatgatgaaaacttgttttgtaaaagaaattatttcatcaaaggacaaaagtttgagcgttttttgaaaataatgttgatgatagaccattcatgaaatacgatgtcatcattttggaactatttcaaaagttttgaagatgattcaaaataattttaaagaacactggtccaatattgctttaaatatcttatcaattaagtatacttttgtaattgcttttctgaattcgacaattgaccagtccaatttgaaatccatttgaatcaaggtaaatttttagagatgacctgctgttgaaaaaatacccgatgaatgattttttcagtggtttatgttagctgaaatatatgtttttgtaataggcctaggtgactatagctaagatgatagactagtgcatcatattcaatgatattcatgtcataacagtagcccatccagaattattcaaaatgttacaatttaaatgaacatcagtgtacaggttaaacttaataatatacattttccgtgtttacaggaaaataatgttatttcgtcttagattttatgtttataaaattcccaatcagaataaaaattcccaatttgatgttcaagggacccatttgaaaacacctggaatcatccctgataaatgtgaatcccttttgacagcagaaacctgacttttgtcagatataaatttgaaacatgtgcacatgttatggatgccattttgtttttgtttacataatgtGAAGAAGACTCCAGAGCCATGACCTAAACATTAACAGTCTTcagaaaacttaaacttgatgcaataatatttcatcaatcatgattatcttcattaatattcaaatgaattcgatttttaaagaaataaaatttataacgaATACAGTTTCAGTTTAGAAACTGTGCTCAGGTTGTAatctatttatcatgtttatagcccACAATTAGCTGACCTGTGGTAAATGTAAATATGGACATTACTGTACtttgttaataaaacaattataaaagaccCAAACTATGGATGATGAATTTATTCACATAAACATGTGAGgtcatttataattaattttaataaatataattttaaaactgaaaacaaatatgagtATTACGTAATTAACCAGCTgataattcttttacaaaaaCATGATGATGACAGATGTTATTgtacctgataaaaaaaaaaactccaatcCTTTAACATACCCATATGTATAGCAGTGGTCAAGACTTGTATCATCTCCAGATTTGGTCAATTCATTAGATCAGAATATTCAGTGAATATTCAATTATCGACTAATTGAATATATCTGCTAATGGGATATTTTTTGCTGACATAAGTTTTGAGTATCATGTTTGCAAAAATCTATTGTACAATGGATACAAATTGTTAAGTTTATAGAACTCATTGTTATTGCAGAAAACTCTGAATTTGTAGGGCATACTAGGGATAGCAGGTCAGTTTTGTTGGACTAGTAGTTCTTCCAACGGGGCTAGTAAAATTCTGCTACCAATTAGCCCTGGGCTAGTGAGCtaaaacaaaatttcttaacccctgttttaatgcctggcatccactagatataataaagtttaaaatgccttttgtgtttcagaaagataaaatctcttttggattttgataggcattttttttcctttatgcaaaaggtgtgaaaattaactaagttgtggtacaactaagagatgctccctcaggtaaaaaactggtttgtattgttttgattgtccttaatcatgttaattgacatggacaacaggtatctgtttgtttatttttacaccatttttgtacaccttctgcagaaaggaaaaaaaatgcccatcaaaaaccaagaaagattttatctttcttaaacccAAAatgcatataacttttatatatctagtggatgctaggcataaaaactttccaaacagcacaggtaaatctgtacacagagtagtttttgagttgAAAATAccgccatatttgtccatttgttatgatgaaccttaaaaaaaggggggaggggtggGGTTGGGTcggtttgttatgatgaaccttaaacgatcaatgcatttgaatgggaatgTTTGAACCCAGGGCCAGGATCaggacatgtggttggaaccctCCCTTTACCCTGGATTGGGAACgcccttttgaaaatggcttgATCCACCGGAACACCACACACACACCTTTTTGATCAACCACTGCCTACAATGTATGTCAATGACCTAACCTATAAGGCAtaatttttgagaaaaatctatttAGAGAATTTCTGCATTACATTCTCACAGGTAACACATGCCTTAAATCAAACTAACAAATGCTTACCAATATTCAATGTGTACTTTCACACCCATGACTTTTATTCTTCTGCCGAGAACGTAGTTTGGTTTCTTTAACTGAAGCAAAGTCAACTGGTCAACTGGACGAAAATTGTTTGTCAGTATCTACTGAATCTTTAATATCATACGGAACGGAAATGTGAGATTGAATCCAAACCGTAAACCAGGGGAGGGTCTAAAACGCGGAAATGGAAAACGCGGAAATGAAAAATTAGTGTATTATAACTAATATCTTTGGAACCGCTAaagctaaattaataaataaaactgattttgaaagcTAATATAATAGtctataagataaaataaaaaaaatatatatttgaatatgcttttttaccgaaaagttgaccggaaggcTTTCTTAGTGCCACTCTGGCAACACATTTCtgaacattaaaacttaaattcacgaaaaagcatataacccggtcaaagtctgtaaattgactcttaaagacatttaaatgacaaataatatgatataaaatcaaTGTTAGAAAATAAGTATTACGTTTTCCGATCAGTCATCACCTACACCATCTTAATTTTATAGTCGACTCGAGGATTTTAATAGTTACTCCTTGTATTGATATGGTTacggaaaataataaaatttaaacacattgAATGTGTCAATAATATGAGATAACAAAATGTTGGATGAACGCTCCCCCctctttttttggaaaatttgatTGATTGTAAAGGGCTGAATGGGCCtcacttatgaacatttctggatccgccactgtattgtATCACTAGCCAAGggtcggatccagccattttaaaaaagggggttcctaacccaggaccaaaaaggggggaggggttgcaactacatgtccccattcaaatgcattgatctccaaaaaaaagggggttccaacccccggaaccccccccccccccccgggatCCGCCACTGCTAGACTGTCAACAgtactgaggttgtgagttcgaaaccTGTACGTCACAGTGTCAGGTGGTTGGCTTGACTCTGAATTGACTAGCTAGGAGTGTCAGCTTTCCTACCGAAGGTAGATTGTCACAGTCTCTGTCGGGCACCGTAACCGTGCAAAACCTCATTGGTAGCCAAAGTCGTTAACAGTGTGAGTTCTTGGTCTAGTGGTGAAGACCGATGGCTCCAGTGCTGAAGGTCGgccgagttcgattctcactcggggtgctaaaCATATCAGTTCATCcgagaagggtaattttcaccctcttaATAGTTTAACAGTTTATTTCAAAccaaaagcaatacagcttataggtatatcacacatctctggtacccagaccggagtttaaactagaatgggtactttgagggcctcggttggtcaaagttgttcCCTACtagacctggagatcaatcttctgatatctctctggtttgtctgtttccaccgagtggcccgttggttctctccgagtacttcggcttcctccaccataataacagacttcccggtgtcctagcactcccttGGTGTTGGGTTGGGATTGAGttgtccttgtaaaaataattgtcgtataaatatacgttagtgacacatctctATTAATCCCGATAGGGAGTATACATGGATCCCACTGTACTCTCGCAGCTTTCGAGGGGTTCTTCGGATACTCTGGATTcgtttattttcgttggtaccaattttcgtggataaggGAAAACTTggatgttcgtggatatttaatttcgtggttttgattCAGTCTTCCTATAAGCCCATAGCAAATTTGTCATTCgtggaacatttaatttcgtggtttacctgtaaccacgaaacccacgaaaattggtatccaacgaaaattaatgaatctacagtatcggaggcatttaccagtacatacatacgTTAATTCCCGACTTGCCGTCTGccaggcactccggcttcctctgGCTATACAACTTGAATGCTACAAAATAGCACGTACTTCAATGGTGCTGAAATTGGCACTGATTAAACACAAATCCACCAATCATGATgtggaataaaaaaatgttataacaaaAACTTGGCGTTATCAGTTGATTATCAACTTATATGAGTTtgtatgtccctttggtatctttcgcctctcttttaaagGATCCGGATAATTCATGGCTGACATATTTTTTTGAATtgattattaataaataaataaaagatgcATCATATTCCATCTACTCGGTAAGATGTCATCAACAAACATAATGTGTATGTGAGTGTGTGTCTATTTGCTTTTTCCGATCGTTTATTATTCGTCGATCAACGAATCGGTTTGCGTTTGTAATTCGGTAATGGTGTTTGCGTTAAATCACACCTTTTTTGTTACATACACTGGTCTGATTTGATAACGAATTAATACTCCGTTGCTATAGTATATTTTTTTAGTGGTCACAGTCGTAACTCTAAAATAAGACAAATAACATTGCTTCTGTTAGTTATGCCTGTAGGAATATCAGTTGTGAGCAATCGTTCTCTGCAATACAGCGACGAAAAACTTGACGTAGGTGCAATGTCCACAAGTAGAATGCGTGACCTCGATATATATGCACAGATAAACAGAAATGACGATGGTGGTCGTTAGATTGAATGTTTGGAAGGTTCGAAGCATTGATATCTACCAGGTCACTTTACTGGTCAGAttgaaattatctttttgagttTTGACCACCTGTTTGTAAGAGCTGTAACAATGTCTGAGACTCTCCGTCTTCGGAATACAACTTTTTCATTctatttttctcagttttatcTATTCTTAATATTTCAACGCCCtgtcaaaataaatgtatatttgttcagcctaacagaagttccaatgacAACTTTGTTATAAGCATTGTCATTATAtctgttcctgttggaacaaatagtctataccatttattccttTAGGAACATTtgctgtaatatttattccagtggaaataattttccagaatattttttccatttggaatttatattatgaaggaacatCTATTCTGTGACACCTCTATCATTCTTTATATTGCAACAACCCCGATATTCTCTAATCCTTATAGTGTCATATCCCATATAGTTATGCTTCTTTAAATTTTGTTgcctttttctgtattttatttattgtgcCTTTTGTTCTGTACTTTGTGTCCATTGTAAATTATTTCTATTCTGTAAACTGGATCCAGACCCGCATTAGAAAATACAATGAGATATCAAAAGTGCCTATTGCTGTGTTTTTGTTTATACCTCATAGGATATATATAGAAaagggttgagatatcacaaatCAAGTTAAACCTCGTATCATTTTTGCGCTTGACCCTGGCAATTGTTAGTCTtgtgtattttaattttggttcatttatatgtttcggagtttagtgtgtTGTCCATTTCCGTTGAAAagttaaaaatgtatattattttttgggGGCAAACGAAGCACGCCTCAGGTGGGTTATTTTTCtagctgcgttgaagacccactGGCGGTCTTAAGCTATTTCTGTTCTATATTGTTGGAATGTTATCTCTTTGACTCACTGACCCATTCCgttatcattctttttttaaatcaatcaagGAAAAATAGACACCAACATGGAAAAAAACAACCCGAAAAACAAAGAGACACGTTGTAAACACTTTTTTTACACttctttttattcgagcgtcactggcgAGTCTTTTGAAGGCTAAACGTTTGTTCGGCGTAAATCGTTTTGATATATACATacgcagatgtggtatgattgacaatgacacAACTCTCAACAAGCTTTTGTGCAAATAAAATCAACATGAAGCTATGAACGCTATACTATTCCATAAAATGAACAATGATTAAAGTATTTCAATACTTCAGAGTTTATTTGTCAGTTACAATAAGTCCACCATATCCGCCATCAAATACGGATAAAACGACCACTATCGCGCATATCATTCCAATTACCACCATTACCACCATGTCCTCCATTACCACCACGTCCTCCATTACCACCACGTCTTCCACTACCACCACCGCCACCATTTCCACCACGTCCTCCATTACCACCACGTCTTCCACTACCACCACCGCCACCATTTCCACCACGTCCTCCATTACCACCATGACCACCATTACCTCCATTCCAAGTACCACCATTACGCCCACCGCCTCTGCCACGCATATCATTCCAATTACCACCATTACCACCATGTCCTCCATTACCACCACGTCCTCCACTACCACCACCGCCACCATTACCACCACGTCCTCCATTACCACCATGACCACCATTACCTCCATTCCAAGTACCACCATTACACCCACCTCCTCCGCCACCATTACGCCGACCGCCTCTGCCACCATTACCCCCAGTCCAAGTACCTCCATTACCTCCTAGACCACCATTACCTCCACTACCGCCATTACCTCCACTGCCACCATTACCCCCATTCCGAACACCGTCATTGCCGCCATCCGGAACGTCACCCTCACCATCATTGCTACCATTACCACACGCGCTACCATTACCACCACCGCCACCATTACCACCATTCCAAGTACCTCCATTACCACCATTACCCCCATTACCTCCATTACCCCCATCGCCACCATTCAGTGGTGGAATTTCTGAACTAAGTTGATTATTCCCTGGTCTTCCCGTAGAACCTCCTCTTCCTCCCTGACCTCGTCTACCACCTCTACCTCCATGGCCTCGACTACCACCTCTTCCTCCTGAACCCCTGAAGGACAACCCGTCTTCTCCGTCTTCTCCGTCTTGACCATCCAAACCATTTCCTCTGTTATGGAATTCTTGGTTGGATCCTTGTTCACCTGAAtcatacaatttacaaactaacaGTGCATGTATTCACCAGcttcttatatatataacatgttctTAGAACATATAATAATTCAAATTCATAAGGTTTCTACTCACATGCTCTTCTGCAACGTTCTAATGAATAGAAATTATTTCTGTTTCCACGGCAACCACCATAGATAAATTCTTCACAACTTCCTGTCTCCTGGT
Protein-coding sequences here:
- the LOC143051806 gene encoding uncharacterized protein LOC143051806, with product MKTYVIVQILLFVCLVCVSGKRGRPRRRCFLPKEIGVCRARKTRYYFNQETGSCEEFIYGGCRGNRNNFYSLERCRRACEQGSNQEFHNRGNGLDGQDGEDGEDGLSFRGSGGRGGSRGHGGRGGRRGQGGRGGSTGRPGNNQLSSEIPPLNGGDGGNGGNGGNGGNGGTWNGGNGGGGGNGSACGNGSNDGEGDVPDGGNDGVRNGGNGGSGGNGGSGGNGGLGGNGGTWTGGNGGRGGRRNGGGGGGCNGGTWNGGNGGHGGNGGRGGNGGGGGSGGRGGNGGHGGNGGNWNDMRGRGGGRNGGTWNGGNGGHGGNGGRGGNGGGGGSGRRGGNGGRGGNGGGGGSGRRGGNGGRGGNGGHGGNGGNWNDMRDSGRFIRI